Proteins encoded in a region of the Leptolyngbya subtilissima AS-A7 genome:
- a CDS encoding CAAX protease, whose amino-acid sequence MADPAFNTLWQLVGGVLRLDPEAFQVFHQMPDSIVLGLVFVAGFSQAVGQGIVLFVNRVKPLRFVLSLVLSALLFVAGYLFWVLSIWMVSRWLLDQPIPWRVVQGSLALSYLPLMFSFLGAMPYLGVPLLRLLALLSLLAVVFALAVLGQIPVGQAAGHVALGWLGLVVVQQTTVGQPIVNLGRWLANWAAGVQLVVDRGQLKLLIAANPLGPELPGAMPARISATPLPGALLKPRSRRLTLLWIYGGLGLLALVVALSLEPLRGLMTQWYGQSRPARWFADLIWIGAIALVVGAMLAPLEALGWWAGWYGDGSPPPETPKTDGATTKLPRRYIVYLDGISQATADYQPSVARYLDELDHKLPDDITLVKGLISYSVLNRSLTENRPLAFFWRGVETLTRRLGPWVGMIINIRNILIVAVSADQRFGPIYNQGVAQQVYESLLENGYPAQGGIPLTLIGYSGGGQIAVGIVPFLKRALGAPIEVISLAGVIGGNGRVMEAEQLYHLVGSRDPVERLGPIMFPRRWAIAPLSYWNRAKRKGKISFISLGPVGHQVPGGVLDDQAFLPDGRSHLQQTLDLTLDIVAGDLRQYLDIQKIQVVNPGDYYRFQSAPFNHPSYYPVQQTLPTPQYHPVGDWLGRLILPNAHERLQLEGVWFELLHTPPAYQHYLGQRVHLRWRCNPGLKKRFQAVTRDIHFSAEAEASHREGMIVPTRLNHWRLVTPLESLAGAHPVDDIIVKLPDPVIVEAIASDEWSTLSLTPHSLTLTIGNEPIQIAGLYYALVQFLNPVAGANARYHVVHYNPDTQNFDGLKETVQLPQVVPDGDSIEPSTNRDLERSPLNSTGWYIHGAQAHDGEFVVQALRPRQLFQLRPDRTIASARRGRQHLHRESWENLEQKKGTTESVLIDPKTPSEQAAIAEWQEGDQALLVHVYGGIGGQKREPAARGPVYFGHFAYGIATVAREPLTQELQFDIHYHQVYTHNRRGLVAGTLDWSKYMGDRQWGFLGTRPVSDILIKLPAYTEPFDFNGAVWAALDDLRIELELMTARYRTGDGTGVTYVGPANNCAQDSNQAMYASAAHLEAAVIAHRTTLKAWEANNPDQAQQFQQLLDLRRHLQQKLLPFGSARADWADERESLGSNLSDFPLQTVGRGLLSWRTMLPRKASDTITQLCLRYGASLWVLRTNQVGGHDPTIEPIAPVTL is encoded by the coding sequence ATGGCTGACCCTGCCTTCAACACCCTTTGGCAGCTAGTGGGAGGGGTGCTGAGATTAGACCCAGAGGCCTTTCAAGTCTTTCACCAGATGCCTGACAGCATCGTTCTGGGGCTAGTGTTTGTCGCGGGCTTTTCCCAGGCGGTAGGGCAGGGCATTGTGCTTTTCGTCAACCGAGTCAAGCCGCTGCGGTTTGTGCTCAGCCTGGTGCTGTCGGCCCTGTTGTTTGTAGCAGGCTATCTGTTTTGGGTGCTCAGCATTTGGATGGTGAGTCGCTGGCTGCTCGATCAACCGATTCCCTGGCGGGTGGTGCAGGGTAGTTTGGCCCTGAGCTATCTGCCTTTGATGTTTAGCTTTTTGGGAGCCATGCCCTATCTGGGCGTGCCGCTGCTGCGGCTACTGGCGCTGCTCAGCCTGCTGGCGGTGGTGTTTGCTCTGGCGGTGTTGGGCCAGATTCCAGTGGGGCAGGCGGCGGGGCATGTGGCCCTCGGCTGGTTGGGGCTGGTGGTGGTGCAGCAAACCACCGTGGGGCAGCCCATTGTCAACCTGGGGCGCTGGCTGGCCAACTGGGCGGCGGGGGTGCAGCTGGTGGTCGATCGCGGTCAGCTCAAACTGCTAATTGCGGCCAATCCTTTGGGGCCGGAACTACCGGGGGCGATGCCCGCCCGTATTAGTGCTACACCTTTGCCAGGAGCCTTGCTCAAGCCGCGATCGCGGCGGTTGACCCTGCTGTGGATCTACGGCGGTTTGGGTTTACTAGCCCTGGTGGTTGCTCTCAGCCTAGAACCCCTGAGAGGGTTGATGACCCAGTGGTATGGCCAGAGCCGTCCGGCCCGCTGGTTCGCTGATTTGATCTGGATTGGCGCGATCGCCTTAGTGGTGGGGGCCATGCTGGCTCCCCTGGAGGCTCTAGGCTGGTGGGCCGGTTGGTACGGTGACGGTTCTCCTCCGCCCGAGACGCCCAAGACCGATGGAGCCACCACTAAGCTGCCCCGCCGCTACATCGTCTACCTGGACGGCATCAGCCAGGCCACCGCCGACTACCAGCCCAGCGTGGCTCGCTACCTCGACGAGTTGGATCACAAGCTCCCCGACGACATCACTCTGGTCAAGGGACTGATTTCCTACTCGGTGCTCAACCGGTCGCTAACCGAAAACCGTCCCCTAGCATTCTTTTGGCGCGGGGTCGAAACCTTGACCCGGCGGCTCGGCCCCTGGGTGGGGATGATCATCAACATTCGCAACATTTTGATTGTGGCGGTGTCGGCCGACCAGCGCTTTGGCCCCATCTACAACCAGGGGGTGGCCCAGCAGGTCTACGAAAGCCTGCTAGAAAACGGCTACCCGGCCCAGGGGGGCATTCCCCTCACGCTAATTGGCTACAGCGGGGGTGGGCAGATTGCCGTGGGCATTGTGCCCTTTCTCAAGCGGGCCTTGGGCGCCCCGATTGAGGTGATTTCTCTCGCTGGGGTGATTGGCGGCAACGGGCGGGTGATGGAGGCGGAGCAGCTCTACCACCTGGTGGGCAGCCGCGACCCGGTTGAGCGTCTGGGGCCAATTATGTTTCCGCGGCGCTGGGCGATCGCCCCCTTGAGCTATTGGAACCGAGCCAAGCGCAAAGGCAAAATCAGCTTCATCAGCCTAGGACCAGTGGGCCACCAGGTGCCCGGCGGCGTGCTCGACGACCAGGCCTTTTTGCCCGATGGCCGCAGCCACTTGCAGCAGACCCTCGACCTCACCCTCGACATTGTGGCAGGCGACCTGCGCCAATACCTAGATATTCAAAAAATTCAGGTGGTCAATCCTGGCGACTATTACCGGTTTCAGAGCGCGCCCTTTAACCACCCCAGCTACTACCCAGTGCAGCAAACCTTGCCCACCCCCCAGTACCACCCGGTGGGCGACTGGCTAGGGCGGCTGATTTTGCCCAACGCCCACGAGCGTCTCCAGTTAGAGGGCGTCTGGTTCGAGCTATTGCACACGCCTCCGGCCTACCAGCACTACCTGGGGCAGCGGGTACACCTGCGCTGGCGATGCAATCCAGGGCTGAAAAAGCGCTTCCAGGCCGTGACCCGCGACATCCACTTCAGCGCCGAAGCCGAGGCCTCGCACCGAGAGGGCATGATTGTGCCTACCCGCCTCAACCACTGGCGGTTGGTCACCCCATTAGAATCTTTGGCTGGGGCTCACCCCGTTGACGACATTATCGTCAAGCTGCCTGACCCCGTCATTGTGGAGGCGATCGCAAGTGACGAATGGAGCACCCTCTCCCTCACTCCCCACTCTCTCACCCTCACCATTGGCAATGAGCCGATTCAAATTGCTGGTCTTTACTACGCCCTGGTGCAGTTTCTGAACCCGGTGGCAGGAGCAAACGCTCGCTACCATGTCGTTCACTACAACCCTGATACTCAAAACTTTGACGGACTTAAAGAAACTGTGCAACTACCGCAGGTTGTGCCCGACGGGGATAGCATAGAGCCATCGACCAATCGGGATTTGGAGCGATCGCCTCTCAACTCAACCGGTTGGTACATCCACGGCGCCCAGGCCCACGACGGCGAGTTTGTGGTGCAGGCGCTGCGGCCCCGTCAGCTCTTTCAACTGCGACCCGATCGCACCATCGCCAGCGCCCGCCGGGGACGGCAGCACCTGCACCGAGAATCATGGGAAAACCTGGAGCAGAAAAAAGGCACCACCGAGTCGGTGCTGATCGATCCTAAAACCCCCTCTGAGCAGGCCGCAATCGCCGAATGGCAAGAGGGTGACCAGGCCCTGCTGGTGCATGTCTACGGTGGTATCGGCGGCCAAAAACGCGAGCCCGCCGCCCGAGGCCCGGTTTACTTTGGTCACTTTGCCTACGGCATCGCCACCGTGGCGCGCGAGCCGCTCACCCAGGAGCTACAGTTCGATATCCATTATCACCAGGTCTACACCCATAACCGACGCGGGCTGGTGGCGGGCACCCTCGACTGGTCAAAGTACATGGGCGATCGCCAGTGGGGATTTTTGGGCACCCGTCCCGTCTCCGACATTTTGATCAAGCTGCCCGCCTACACCGAGCCCTTTGATTTCAATGGAGCCGTCTGGGCCGCCCTCGACGATCTGCGTATCGAGCTAGAGCTCATGACCGCCCGCTACCGCACCGGCGACGGCACCGGCGTTACCTACGTCGGCCCTGCCAACAACTGCGCCCAAGATTCCAACCAGGCCATGTACGCCAGCGCCGCCCATCTAGAGGCCGCGGTCATCGCCCACCGAACCACCCTAAAAGCTTGGGAGGCCAACAACCCCGATCAGGCCCAGCAGTTTCAACAGTTGCTTGACCTGCGCCGCCACCTTCAGCAAAAACTTCTGCCATTTGGCAGCGCCCGAGCCGATTGGGCCGACGAGCGAGAATCTTTGGGCAGCAACCTGTCAGATTTTCCGCTTCAAACCGTGGGCCGTGGACTGTTGAGCTGGCGCACCATGCTGCCTCGCAAAGCCAGCGACACCATAACCCAGCTCTGCCTCCGCTACGGAGCTAGCCTGTGGGTATTGCGCACTAACCAGGTGGGAGGCCACGACCCGACAATAGAGCCCATAGCGCCTGTCACCCTGTAA
- a CDS encoding PHP domain-containing protein yields the protein MLDLHSHTTFSDGTLSPAALVAAAIAAGVKALAITDHDTVAGWDDAIAAAGDALEVVPGVELSTVENGRSLHILGFYPNRESLEPPLVERIEGRRRRAQQMIEKLAELGYPIELPAMAGNMAPGRPHLAAALVKAGYVESKREAFDRWLGDNGPVFVQYDKFSAAEGIQLLRDCGAVPVWAHPYLFKGSTVDALLPQLVEAGLMGVEVYHPHHSPSDIRRLEIYCRDHDLVMTGGSDFHGPSEAKVSAPNPRAKHQPKEAAGLNQLNLPLELLPPLKRAAATLAATLGDGTASPGENRLPSPNHG from the coding sequence ATGCTCGATCTGCACAGCCACACCACCTTTTCTGACGGCACTCTCTCCCCCGCTGCACTCGTAGCAGCAGCGATCGCGGCGGGGGTGAAGGCATTGGCAATTACCGACCACGACACCGTAGCCGGGTGGGATGACGCGATCGCCGCCGCCGGAGATGCTCTAGAGGTGGTGCCGGGGGTCGAGCTGAGCACCGTGGAGAACGGGCGATCGCTGCACATCCTGGGATTTTACCCCAATCGAGAATCCCTGGAACCACCACTCGTAGAGCGCATTGAAGGTCGCCGCCGCCGCGCCCAGCAGATGATCGAAAAGCTGGCCGAACTGGGCTACCCCATTGAGCTACCTGCCATGGCGGGCAACATGGCTCCCGGCCGTCCTCACTTAGCGGCCGCCCTGGTCAAAGCAGGCTACGTCGAGTCGAAGCGGGAGGCCTTTGATCGCTGGCTGGGAGACAATGGCCCCGTCTTTGTGCAGTACGACAAATTTTCTGCCGCTGAGGGCATTCAGCTGCTGCGGGACTGCGGGGCCGTGCCGGTATGGGCACATCCCTATTTGTTTAAAGGCTCCACCGTTGATGCGCTGCTGCCTCAGCTAGTGGAGGCCGGGCTGATGGGCGTCGAGGTCTATCACCCCCACCACAGCCCTAGCGATATCCGGCGTCTAGAAATCTACTGCCGTGATCACGACCTAGTGATGACCGGCGGTAGTGACTTCCACGGCCCTTCAGAAGCGAAAGTCAGTGCCCCCAACCCCAGGGCCAAGCATCAGCCCAAGGAGGCGGCCGGGCTGAATCAACTCAACTTGCCTTTGGAGTTGCTGCCCCCGCTCAAGCGAGCGGCAGCGACTCTGGCAGCAACTTTGGGTGATGGCACAGCCTCTCCAGGGGAGAATCGCCTGCCGAGCCCCAACCATGGCTGA
- the ndk gene encoding nucleoside-diphosphate kinase: MERTFLMIKPDGVQRGLISNIIGRFETKGFTLVGMKFMAVSRELAEKHYDVHRERPFFAGLVDFITSGPVVAMVWEGEGVIASARKIIGATKPLEAEPGTIRGDLGVTVGRNIIHGSDAPETAQAEIALWFTDSELVSWEPAAKGWLYE; the protein is encoded by the coding sequence ATGGAACGCACTTTTTTGATGATCAAGCCCGACGGTGTCCAGCGCGGTTTGATCAGCAATATCATTGGCCGGTTTGAAACCAAGGGCTTCACCCTGGTGGGCATGAAATTCATGGCCGTCTCCCGAGAGCTAGCCGAAAAGCATTACGATGTGCACCGCGAACGCCCCTTCTTCGCCGGCCTGGTTGACTTCATCACCTCTGGCCCCGTGGTGGCTATGGTGTGGGAAGGCGAAGGCGTGATCGCCTCTGCCCGCAAAATCATCGGCGCGACCAAGCCCCTAGAAGCTGAACCCGGCACCATTCGTGGCGACCTGGGTGTGACCGTAGGCCGCAACATCATCCACGGCTCCGACGCTCCCGAAACCGCCCAGGCCGAAATCGCCCTGTGGTTCACCGACAGCGAACTCGTCAGCTGGGAACCCGCTGCCAAGGGCTGGCTCTACGAGTAA
- a CDS encoding DUF2283 domain-containing protein: MKIQYFPETDTLAIELTTKPITNTDAITDDLILDYDSDGKVVAITLDNYSKNVETVNLQALGVPLLAA; this comes from the coding sequence ATGAAGATTCAGTATTTCCCAGAAACAGATACTCTTGCCATTGAGCTAACAACAAAACCGATCACCAACACAGATGCAATTACTGATGATCTAATTTTGGACTATGACAGTGATGGCAAAGTTGTTGCTATCACTTTAGATAACTACTCCAAAAATGTCGAAACCGTTAACCTACAAGCTCTCGGGGTGCCACTTCTAGCTGCTTAA
- the mtnC gene encoding acireductone synthase — protein sequence MLLLEERPLGAIVLDIEGTTTDIAFVKNTLFPYATERLEAFVADLAPTAEGQAILAQVWAELGDADLSVEDCISQLLAWAKADQKVIPLKAVQGMIWDEGYRTKAYYSHVYDDAAAHIQEWHRRGVPLYIYSSGSIAAQKLLFAHTIVGDLTPCFQGYFDTTTGAKVDATSYKKIADTLGIAAEELLFLSDHLGELEAAQQAGWQVRAVQRPGTSDFPSNLLSIRHFGELPITFSDA from the coding sequence ATGCTTTTGCTTGAAGAGCGACCCCTAGGGGCGATCGTGCTCGATATTGAAGGCACCACCACCGACATTGCCTTCGTCAAAAATACCCTGTTCCCCTACGCAACGGAGCGGCTAGAGGCCTTTGTGGCTGACCTCGCTCCCACGGCTGAGGGACAGGCCATTTTGGCCCAGGTGTGGGCTGAGTTGGGCGATGCCGATCTATCTGTAGAAGACTGCATCTCCCAACTTTTGGCCTGGGCCAAAGCTGACCAAAAGGTCATCCCCCTCAAAGCCGTGCAGGGCATGATTTGGGACGAGGGCTACCGCACCAAGGCCTACTACAGCCACGTCTATGACGATGCCGCCGCCCACATTCAGGAATGGCACCGGCGAGGAGTGCCGCTATATATCTATTCGTCAGGTTCGATCGCGGCGCAGAAACTGCTGTTTGCCCATACCATCGTGGGCGATCTGACCCCTTGTTTTCAGGGGTATTTCGATACCACTACTGGAGCCAAAGTCGATGCGACTTCCTACAAAAAGATTGCCGACACACTAGGAATTGCCGCCGAGGAGTTGCTGTTCCTGTCTGACCATCTGGGTGAGTTGGAGGCGGCTCAACAGGCCGGCTGGCAAGTGCGTGCGGTACAACGCCCCGGCACCTCCGACTTCCCCTCAAACCTATTGTCGATTAGGCACTTTGGGGAACTGCCTATCACGTTTAGCGATGCTTAA
- a CDS encoding 1,2-dihydroxy-3-keto-5-methylthiopentene dioxygenase, which produces MTLLRVFSDQDGATLLDEYRDADAIAAALASAGVRFEQWQTQAPLPPAADPEAILTAYAKDIDRLKAESGYVTADVIRMHPEHPQKTELRQKFLDEHIHKEDEVRFFVEGQAVFYLHLGDKIYATLCTAGDLIGVPANTPHWFDMGEEPQFAAIRLFNNPEGWVAHFTDSPIAKGYPQYHAFA; this is translated from the coding sequence ATGACCCTACTTCGTGTTTTTAGCGATCAAGACGGCGCGACCCTGCTAGATGAGTACCGGGATGCGGATGCGATCGCCGCTGCCCTGGCCAGCGCTGGCGTCCGCTTTGAGCAGTGGCAGACTCAGGCACCACTGCCCCCAGCGGCCGATCCCGAAGCCATTTTGACTGCCTACGCCAAAGATATCGATCGCCTCAAAGCCGAGAGCGGCTACGTCACCGCCGATGTGATTCGCATGCACCCAGAGCATCCCCAAAAAACCGAGCTACGGCAGAAGTTTTTGGATGAGCACATTCACAAAGAAGACGAGGTGCGCTTCTTCGTGGAGGGGCAAGCGGTGTTTTACCTACACCTGGGCGACAAAATCTACGCCACCCTCTGCACCGCTGGCGACCTAATTGGCGTACCCGCTAACACCCCCCACTGGTTCGACATGGGTGAGGAACCTCAGTTCGCCGCCATTCGCCTGTTCAATAACCCCGAGGGTTGGGTGGCCCACTTTACCGACAGCCCCATCGCTAAGGGATATCCCCAGTACCATGCTTTTGCTTGA
- a CDS encoding methylthioribulose 1-phosphate dehydratase, translating to MEFEAIAQSLVEAGGFLASKGWAPATSGNYSARLAEGQVAITVSGRDKGQLTPADIMVVDSQGQPISPGKRASAETLLHTSLYLAYPEVGAVLHTHSIDCVSLSRWLLSRGQDNLVLTNYELLKALPGITTHDVEVAIPIVANSQDMVALSETVLTRLQAAPASVGYMIAGHGLYSWGATVPQARMATEALEVLVSCALQALLLDQKFV from the coding sequence ATGGAGTTTGAGGCGATCGCGCAGTCGTTAGTGGAGGCAGGCGGTTTCTTAGCCAGTAAAGGCTGGGCACCGGCCACCAGCGGCAACTACTCGGCTCGGCTAGCTGAGGGGCAGGTAGCCATTACTGTGTCGGGACGCGACAAGGGACAGCTCACCCCCGCCGATATTATGGTGGTCGATAGCCAGGGGCAACCCATCAGCCCGGGGAAGCGAGCATCGGCCGAGACACTGCTGCACACCAGTCTCTACCTGGCCTACCCAGAGGTGGGCGCGGTGCTGCACACCCATTCTATAGACTGTGTCAGTCTCTCTCGCTGGCTGCTGAGCCGAGGACAAGACAACCTGGTGTTAACAAACTATGAATTGCTCAAAGCATTGCCGGGAATTACCACCCATGATGTAGAGGTTGCCATCCCAATCGTGGCCAACAGTCAAGATATGGTAGCCCTGAGCGAGACCGTGCTGACTCGGCTACAGGCTGCACCAGCGTCTGTGGGCTACATGATCGCGGGCCACGGATTGTATAGCTGGGGAGCCACCGTGCCCCAGGCACGCATGGCCACTGAGGCATTAGAGGTGCTGGTGAGCTGTGCCCTGCAAGCCTTACTGCTCGATCAAAAATTTGTTTAG
- a CDS encoding response regulator, with product MSTCAVTKQTVLSVDDSLISQQMIKRALDNSYRVLLADNAVDALTVISQEMIEALLLDISMPGIDGFELCRTVRSLPRFKNLPIVMVTSRDTEADRQEARMAGASGYLTKPCEPERLKAVMGRLLPKGLATN from the coding sequence ATGTCCACCTGCGCCGTCACCAAACAAACCGTCCTATCGGTGGATGACAGCTTAATTAGTCAGCAGATGATTAAACGCGCCTTGGACAACAGCTATCGGGTTCTGCTGGCCGACAATGCGGTGGATGCGCTGACTGTAATTTCTCAAGAGATGATCGAAGCCCTGCTGCTCGATATCTCAATGCCCGGCATTGATGGGTTTGAGCTCTGTCGCACGGTGCGCAGTCTGCCCCGGTTCAAAAACCTACCAATTGTGATGGTCACGTCTCGCGATACTGAGGCCGACCGGCAAGAAGCCCGCATGGCGGGAGCTTCTGGTTATTTGACTAAACCCTGCGAACCTGAGCGGCTCAAAGCCGTCATGGGTAGGCTGCTGCCCAAAGGCCTAGCTACAAACTAA
- a CDS encoding Hpt domain-containing protein — translation MPHRREAPAMMIDDTELRDIFKTASEERLQALDDGLLHLEKHPDDSAILEALMREAHSLKGDGNMLGVTDLGKVAHQIEHVLGAIGRGEQALCADLFDCLAYGVAAMRQLVHAAVTGEAAEVEVFYVLARLMGAEAAPPAPVMALEVDDAIFDRAIAPVDTNGLGPNHASPVQLLEMGGATSQNGTALIDAPAIAPGLSDRYITDSELRDIFKTASQERLQALDDGLLHLEKHPDDSATLEALMREAHSLKGDGNMLGVTDLGKVAHQIEHILGELLRGEAALSAELCDRLSHGLAAMNQLVHEATTGESTDINLFYVLTELMGASLSPKPASPTTADTVGDPSPSPDLLSHPVEPSPEVPSPPTSSPPTSSLSTPTPPSSTTPLPTHNSSDPDLTNTTDYRIETIRVPTQSLDALMTQSGELTVTKIRVAHRLAEIDAINNLWEEWSRDFLMSRFLLHDAQQGKPVWQQLDSFQNRTEQHLEQFGTMVRQLGSALHADTTRLETITDGLEEGIRTLRLLPLSTLFNLFPRLVRDLARQEGKEVQLLIEGGDTRADKRILEEMKDPLLHMIHNAIDHGIESPAERRRQGKPEVATITLRGYRTSAGISIEVSDDGRGLDVESIKQAAVRRGLYRPEELELLTAAQIQGLILSPGFSSRTLVTEISGRGVGLDVLRTNVDRLRGSIDVQSKPGEGCTLRVQLGTTLATAHVLLVAAGGQTFALPAEFVETACLVQTSEIFTLEGHNAIKHDDRPLSVVWLADLLGLPRVEPKQRGRWQSDQGERPQKRHACIILQSGPDRLGLFVEVLLDEQEVVLKPQSQLLKRVRYISGATILGTGDVCMVLNPQDLITAVRHPGSSLALPEASSTGTAALREARPRCILLVEDSIATRTQEKRILESAGYEVVTAVDGLDGFNKLQTRPFDAVVSDVQMPNLDGLGLTQRIRQQREYSELPVVLVTTLASEDDRRRGAEAGANAYITKGSFTQDVLFETLNRLI, via the coding sequence ATGCCCCATCGGAGGGAAGCGCCTGCCATGATGATTGACGACACCGAACTCCGCGACATCTTTAAGACCGCCAGCGAGGAACGCTTGCAGGCCCTCGACGACGGACTGCTTCACCTCGAAAAGCACCCCGACGACTCGGCCATCCTCGAAGCACTCATGCGCGAGGCCCATTCCCTCAAGGGCGACGGCAACATGCTCGGGGTCACCGATTTGGGCAAGGTCGCCCACCAGATCGAGCATGTTTTGGGGGCCATCGGCCGCGGAGAGCAAGCCCTCTGCGCGGATCTGTTTGACTGCCTTGCCTACGGTGTAGCGGCTATGCGTCAGCTCGTCCACGCTGCGGTGACAGGCGAAGCCGCCGAGGTAGAGGTGTTTTATGTGCTGGCTAGGCTGATGGGGGCAGAAGCCGCGCCGCCTGCTCCGGTCATGGCCCTAGAGGTGGATGACGCTATTTTCGATCGCGCGATCGCCCCGGTAGACACCAATGGTCTCGGCCCTAACCATGCATCCCCGGTTCAATTGCTGGAGATGGGGGGAGCAACCAGTCAAAATGGTACGGCCCTGATTGATGCCCCTGCGATCGCGCCTGGCCTTAGCGATCGCTACATTACCGACAGCGAACTGCGCGATATTTTCAAGACCGCCAGCCAAGAGCGCCTGCAAGCCCTCGATGACGGGCTGCTCCACCTCGAAAAGCACCCCGACGACTCAGCTACCCTCGAGGCGCTTATGCGCGAGGCCCACTCCCTTAAGGGCGATGGCAACATGCTTGGGGTCACCGATCTTGGCAAGGTCGCCCACCAGATCGAGCACATCCTCGGCGAACTCCTGCGCGGCGAAGCAGCCCTCTCAGCGGAATTGTGCGATCGCCTCTCCCATGGCCTAGCCGCTATGAATCAGCTAGTGCACGAAGCCACCACTGGCGAATCCACCGACATCAACCTGTTCTACGTCCTGACCGAACTCATGGGTGCTTCCCTCAGCCCCAAACCCGCGAGCCCCACCACCGCTGACACCGTAGGTGACCCTTCCCCATCCCCCGATTTACTCAGTCACCCCGTAGAACCATCTCCAGAAGTCCCTTCCCCCCCTACTTCCTCACCCCCTACTTCCTCACTCTCTACTCCTACACCCCCTTCCTCAACCACCCCCTTACCCACCCACAATTCCTCAGACCCCGACCTAACCAACACCACCGACTACCGCATCGAAACCATCCGCGTCCCCACCCAGAGCCTCGATGCTCTGATGACCCAGAGTGGTGAGCTGACGGTCACCAAAATTCGCGTCGCCCACCGACTGGCCGAGATCGACGCCATCAATAACCTGTGGGAAGAGTGGAGTCGCGATTTTTTGATGAGTCGCTTTTTGCTTCACGATGCCCAGCAGGGTAAACCCGTCTGGCAACAGCTCGACAGTTTTCAAAATCGTACTGAGCAGCACCTAGAGCAGTTTGGGACCATGGTGCGCCAGCTCGGCAGCGCCCTCCACGCCGACACCACTCGCCTAGAGACCATCACCGACGGCTTAGAGGAAGGCATTCGCACCCTGCGCCTGCTGCCGCTGTCGACGCTCTTTAACCTGTTTCCCCGACTGGTGCGTGACCTAGCACGCCAGGAAGGCAAAGAGGTACAGCTGTTAATTGAAGGGGGCGACACTCGCGCCGACAAGCGCATTCTCGAAGAGATGAAAGACCCGCTGCTACACATGATTCACAATGCCATTGACCATGGCATTGAGTCGCCTGCCGAGCGCCGGCGGCAGGGCAAACCAGAAGTGGCAACCATCACCCTGCGCGGCTACCGCACATCGGCAGGCATCAGCATCGAAGTAAGTGACGATGGCCGGGGGCTCGACGTCGAGTCGATCAAACAAGCGGCTGTACGTCGGGGGCTATATCGTCCAGAAGAACTAGAGCTGCTGACTGCCGCACAAATTCAGGGGCTGATTCTCAGTCCTGGGTTTTCGAGCCGCACCCTGGTAACCGAGATCTCCGGGCGCGGAGTCGGCCTAGATGTACTACGCACTAACGTCGATCGCCTCAGGGGCAGTATCGATGTCCAGTCGAAACCGGGCGAGGGCTGCACCCTCCGCGTTCAGCTGGGCACGACCCTGGCCACTGCCCACGTTCTGCTAGTGGCTGCGGGCGGTCAAACTTTTGCCCTGCCCGCCGAGTTTGTAGAGACGGCCTGCCTGGTGCAGACCAGCGAGATCTTTACTTTAGAGGGCCACAACGCGATCAAGCACGACGATCGCCCGCTCTCGGTGGTGTGGCTAGCCGATCTGCTGGGGCTGCCGAGGGTTGAGCCCAAGCAGCGCGGGCGATGGCAATCCGACCAGGGAGAACGGCCCCAGAAGCGGCATGCCTGCATTATTTTGCAGTCTGGCCCAGATCGCCTAGGTCTCTTTGTCGAGGTCTTGCTAGACGAGCAGGAGGTGGTGCTCAAACCCCAAAGCCAGTTGCTCAAGCGAGTGCGGTATATCTCTGGGGCCACTATTCTAGGCACTGGCGATGTCTGCATGGTGCTCAACCCCCAGGATTTGATCACGGCGGTACGCCATCCGGGCAGTTCCCTAGCGCTACCGGAGGCTAGCTCGACCGGCACTGCGGCTCTGCGCGAAGCCCGCCCTCGGTGCATTCTGCTGGTGGAAGACTCGATCGCCACCCGCACTCAGGAAAAGCGCATTTTGGAATCGGCAGGCTACGAAGTGGTGACTGCGGTGGATGGCCTAGACGGCTTTAACAAGCTACAGACCAGGCCTTTTGATGCCGTTGTATCAGATGTGCAAATGCCGAATTTGGATGGGCTGGGCCTCACCCAGCGCATTCGGCAGCAGCGGGAATACAGTGAACTACCCGTGGTGCTGGTGACCACCCTGGCCAGTGAGGACGATCGCCGCAGAGGGGCCGAGGCCGGAGCCAACGCCTATATCACCAAGGGCAGCTTCACCCAAGATGTGCTGTTTGAAACCCTCAACCGACTGATTTAG